One window of Chitinophagaceae bacterium genomic DNA carries:
- a CDS encoding biopolymer transporter ExbD yields the protein MNLVPKNKIDVSFSMSSMTDIIFLLLIFFMLTSNFITPSGLPVNLPSSKSSTIVLQKVSVTITKNIEYYVNDKLVRSNNIESELKKVLDGSTEGVVVLHIDESVPSQYLVKVAGIASSLKAKVSIATKPE from the coding sequence ATGAACTTAGTACCTAAAAATAAAATAGATGTCTCTTTCAGCATGTCATCCATGACAGACATTATATTTTTACTCCTCATTTTTTTTATGCTTACTTCTAACTTCATAACCCCTTCAGGATTACCCGTAAATCTCCCATCCAGTAAATCAAGTACTATAGTTCTCCAAAAAGTAAGTGTTACCATCACTAAAAATATAGAATACTACGTAAATGATAAATTAGTACGTAGTAACAATATAGAATCAGAACTCAAAAAAGTATTAGATGGATCTACAGAAGGAGTAGTAGTATTACATATAGATGAATCGGTCCCGTCTCAGTACTTAGTAAAAGTAGCAGGAATAGCCAGCTCTCTGAAAGCAAAAGTATCCATAGCAACAAAACCAGAA